Proteins encoded within one genomic window of Myxococcus virescens:
- a CDS encoding sigma-54-dependent transcriptional regulator: protein MPASVLIVDDEKNILLTLSQSLQLAGYQTHLANSGQVALDVVSARPVDAVLMDVKMPDMDGLTALAKLTELKPELPVIMMSGHGTIDTAVKATQLGARDFLEKPIARERLLVALRNVLKHQAAMAELQELRAQLGRYDMVGSGPAMQRIFSLIQRTAPSEGRVLITGENGTGKELIARALHQHSKRKGQPFVKLNCAAVPHELIESELFGHEKGAFTGAVSVRRGKFELAHEGTLFLDEIGDMPQAMQAKLLRVLQEGELERVGGAETHKVDVRVVAATNKNLEAEIAAGRFREDLYYRINVVQIHSPPLRERREDLPDLIKTFLDEACAKNGRRPLTLSPDALAVMSAYDYPGNVRELRNLVERLAILCEGPIVTRTDALELLPRGRNVPPPSPVETPASPLPPPSPEAAVVLASSTPAPAIAAPVATEPPAPVGFRPRADRTFREQVEDAEREIIQHVLSHTHDNVTEAARLLDLERGHFYKKMKALGLRRGGSES, encoded by the coding sequence ATGCCCGCCTCTGTCCTCATCGTCGATGACGAGAAGAACATCCTCCTCACCCTGAGCCAGTCACTCCAACTGGCGGGGTATCAAACGCACCTGGCGAACAGCGGGCAGGTGGCCCTGGATGTCGTCAGCGCCCGTCCCGTGGACGCGGTGCTGATGGACGTGAAGATGCCGGACATGGACGGCCTCACGGCCCTGGCGAAGCTGACCGAGCTGAAGCCGGAGCTGCCCGTCATCATGATGTCCGGGCACGGCACCATCGACACCGCGGTGAAGGCCACCCAACTGGGAGCCAGGGACTTCCTGGAAAAGCCAATCGCCCGGGAGCGGCTGCTGGTGGCGCTGCGCAACGTGCTCAAGCACCAGGCCGCCATGGCGGAGCTCCAGGAGCTGCGGGCGCAGCTGGGCCGCTACGACATGGTCGGCAGTGGACCGGCCATGCAGCGCATCTTCTCGCTCATCCAGCGCACGGCGCCTTCCGAGGGCCGGGTGCTGATTACAGGTGAGAACGGCACGGGCAAGGAGCTCATCGCGCGGGCGCTGCACCAGCACTCGAAGCGCAAGGGGCAGCCCTTCGTGAAGCTCAACTGCGCCGCGGTGCCGCATGAGCTCATCGAGAGCGAGCTGTTCGGCCACGAGAAGGGCGCCTTCACCGGCGCGGTGAGCGTGCGGCGAGGCAAGTTCGAACTGGCCCACGAGGGCACGCTCTTCCTGGACGAGATTGGCGACATGCCGCAGGCGATGCAGGCCAAGCTGCTGCGCGTGTTGCAGGAAGGTGAGCTGGAGCGCGTGGGCGGCGCGGAGACGCACAAGGTGGACGTGCGCGTCGTCGCGGCGACGAACAAGAACCTGGAGGCGGAGATTGCCGCCGGGCGCTTCCGCGAGGACCTCTACTACCGCATCAACGTGGTGCAGATTCATTCGCCTCCGCTGCGCGAGCGGCGCGAAGACCTGCCGGACCTCATCAAGACGTTCCTCGACGAGGCCTGCGCCAAGAATGGACGCCGGCCGCTGACGCTGTCCCCCGACGCGCTGGCGGTGATGAGCGCCTACGACTATCCCGGCAACGTGCGCGAGCTGCGCAACCTGGTGGAGCGGCTCGCCATCCTGTGTGAAGGCCCCATCGTCACCCGGACGGATGCGCTGGAGCTGTTGCCCCGGGGCCGGAACGTGCCGCCGCCCTCACCGGTGGAGACACCCGCGAGCCCCCTGCCCCCTCCTTCTCCCGAGGCGGCCGTGGTCCTGGCGTCCAGTACGCCCGCGCCCGCCATCGCCGCCCCGGTGGCGACCGAGCCTCCCGCGCCCGTGGGCTTCCGGCCTCGCGCGGACCGGACGTTCCGCGAGCAGGTGGAAGACGCCGAGCGGGAAATCATCCAGCACGTGCTTTCCCATACACACGACAACGTGACGGAAGCCGCGCGGTTGCTCGACCTGGAACGCGGTCACTTCTATAAAAAAATGAAGGCCTTGGGCTTGCGGCGCGGCGGCTCTGAGTCGTAA
- a CDS encoding amidohydrolase: protein MFHRLVALLAVALASAPALAQQSTLYEGGKVFTARDDRPFVEAFVVRGGKVAATGSTGDLRLLFPHARRVDLKGMTVVPTLNDSHAHVAKLTDERFIVGPHPSTWAPDGGPTVQEWVVYISERAAQSPAGTPIVGYYGRRLYEDLNAMGVTARDFLDSITTQHPVVLLEWSGHASASNSAALDAADIRDFQPDPFGGWGGRDDTGRLTGVLQEYAILPLVRYLSRMVPDAHYVSQYGGWVAGAESVGVGETHDYIFVDEGERFAPVIQQLPRPDAIVPHCIITRAGQQCAPGPDGIIRRKVFSDGTQVACSAYVTAAYLRPEWCPTGFDVNAGYGIKNLTDAQMDWAIDDTLQRGGMLSVHAIGDAGIEHILSRLEARPGVNWKGKVSIEHFNVTGESHVKRAKRLKVSISGMGTHQFLIPSMMVEQHPGHLHTHALKLRSLLTPELDDDGVTVLEPLTLALGSDAFGPHAPSPWLDAMFLVTAPFNPTEALSMEQVVRAYTRGTAEARLRADVGVLAAGKRANFAVLSQDVFAVTPDKLPKTGSVLTVIDGAVRWNTGVLDLSVP, encoded by the coding sequence ATGTTCCATCGACTCGTTGCACTTCTCGCCGTAGCTCTCGCCAGCGCTCCCGCGTTGGCCCAGCAGTCCACGTTGTATGAGGGCGGCAAGGTCTTCACCGCCCGCGATGATCGGCCCTTCGTCGAGGCTTTCGTGGTGCGCGGCGGCAAGGTGGCCGCCACCGGGAGCACGGGCGACCTCCGACTGCTGTTCCCCCACGCGCGCAGGGTGGACCTGAAAGGGATGACTGTCGTCCCGACGCTCAACGACTCCCACGCCCACGTCGCGAAGCTGACGGACGAGCGGTTCATCGTGGGTCCGCATCCATCCACCTGGGCGCCCGACGGCGGACCGACCGTCCAGGAGTGGGTGGTCTACATCTCGGAGCGCGCGGCGCAGAGCCCCGCCGGAACGCCCATCGTCGGGTACTACGGGAGGCGACTCTACGAGGACCTGAACGCCATGGGCGTGACGGCCCGTGACTTCCTGGACAGCATCACGACGCAACACCCCGTGGTCCTGCTGGAGTGGAGCGGGCACGCCAGCGCGTCCAACTCCGCGGCGCTCGATGCTGCGGACATCCGTGACTTCCAGCCCGACCCCTTTGGCGGGTGGGGTGGGCGCGATGACACCGGGCGCTTGACGGGCGTCCTCCAGGAGTACGCCATTCTCCCGCTGGTCCGGTACCTGAGCCGGATGGTTCCGGATGCGCACTACGTCTCGCAATATGGCGGCTGGGTCGCTGGGGCTGAGTCCGTGGGCGTGGGCGAGACGCACGATTACATTTTCGTGGATGAGGGCGAGCGCTTCGCGCCGGTCATCCAGCAGCTCCCGAGGCCGGATGCCATCGTCCCGCACTGCATCATCACGCGGGCTGGGCAGCAGTGTGCGCCAGGTCCGGACGGCATCATCCGCAGGAAGGTCTTCAGCGACGGGACGCAGGTGGCGTGCAGCGCCTACGTCACCGCAGCCTACCTTCGCCCGGAGTGGTGCCCCACCGGCTTCGATGTGAACGCAGGCTACGGCATCAAGAACCTGACCGACGCCCAGATGGACTGGGCCATCGACGACACTCTTCAGCGCGGCGGCATGCTCTCCGTGCACGCCATTGGCGATGCCGGCATCGAGCACATCCTCTCGCGGCTGGAGGCGCGGCCGGGCGTGAACTGGAAGGGCAAGGTCTCCATCGAGCACTTCAACGTCACGGGTGAAAGCCACGTGAAGCGCGCGAAGCGGCTCAAGGTGTCCATTAGCGGCATGGGCACCCACCAGTTCCTCATCCCCAGCATGATGGTTGAGCAGCACCCGGGCCACCTGCACACGCACGCGCTGAAGCTCCGTTCCCTACTGACGCCGGAACTGGACGACGACGGGGTGACGGTGCTGGAGCCGCTGACGCTCGCTCTCGGCTCGGACGCCTTCGGACCCCATGCCCCGTCCCCGTGGCTGGACGCGATGTTCCTGGTGACGGCGCCCTTCAACCCCACCGAAGCCCTGTCGATGGAGCAGGTGGTGCGGGCCTACACCCGTGGCACCGCGGAGGCGCGGCTCCGCGCGGACGTTGGTGTGCTGGCTGCCGGGAAGCGAGCCAACTTCGCGGTCCTCTCCCAGGACGTCTTCGCCGTGACGCCGGACAAGCTTCCGAAGACCGGCTCGGTTCTCACGGTGATTGACGGCGCCGTGCGGTGGAACACGGGCGTGCTGGACCTGTCCGTCCCCTGA
- a CDS encoding tyrosine-type recombinase/integrase: MKPGAYFRPNKAGKAVLAAGKRLYRKAPDFGTWYVRYKDAAGALIREPCGEALEEAATKRAMELHLLGEKRRAGLEPAAFNIIPCTKLHSQYLEAHAHLSSQDPMKSQMKNWFDPHFGRKPTSDVTPADCEALLAKARTAGQAAATVRQLHIRGRLIWEYGVNRLRVARENPWKAVPRPEVAKKDVLFLSREQVERVLEAAGQFRLLILLAVLTGGRRGEFGALRWSDFHFDEGPTGTVHYQRSWGRATTKSFKARVVPLHPALLPEIAAARRTATSEYVFPAPRKGGMRHEAWHTARLLRNIAKRAGVEMPEGTTFHTLRKTFITHLIRDSGGDIAVAQQLAGHSTPAVTATYYVGRDVEHQASRVSALRLVSIPAVEHAASTRGAANSRSTHATTMEVSMNPMRYDSEPPRRKPKAFIFL; this comes from the coding sequence GTGAAGCCCGGCGCCTACTTCCGGCCGAACAAGGCTGGAAAGGCCGTGCTTGCGGCCGGCAAGCGCCTCTATCGCAAGGCGCCAGACTTCGGTACCTGGTACGTGCGCTACAAGGACGCGGCCGGCGCCCTCATTCGCGAGCCGTGCGGCGAGGCTCTGGAAGAGGCCGCGACGAAGCGGGCAATGGAGCTTCACCTCTTGGGGGAGAAGCGGCGCGCTGGGCTGGAGCCTGCGGCGTTCAACATCATCCCCTGCACGAAGCTCCACTCGCAGTACCTTGAGGCCCACGCGCACCTGTCCAGTCAGGACCCGATGAAGTCGCAGATGAAGAACTGGTTTGACCCACACTTCGGCCGGAAGCCCACGTCCGACGTTACGCCGGCGGACTGCGAAGCGCTGCTCGCGAAGGCGCGCACGGCAGGGCAGGCGGCGGCAACGGTGCGGCAGCTGCACATCCGCGGGCGCCTCATTTGGGAGTACGGCGTCAACCGACTGCGCGTCGCGCGCGAAAACCCGTGGAAGGCCGTGCCCCGGCCAGAGGTCGCCAAGAAGGATGTCCTGTTCCTGTCCCGCGAGCAGGTGGAGAGAGTGCTTGAGGCGGCCGGGCAGTTCCGGCTGCTCATTCTTCTGGCGGTGCTCACAGGTGGCCGCCGTGGTGAGTTCGGCGCGCTGAGATGGAGCGACTTTCATTTCGATGAGGGGCCGACTGGCACCGTCCACTACCAGCGCAGTTGGGGCCGTGCGACGACGAAGAGCTTCAAGGCGCGCGTGGTGCCACTGCATCCGGCGCTGCTGCCGGAGATTGCAGCCGCCCGCCGCACCGCGACGTCGGAGTACGTCTTCCCGGCACCTCGCAAGGGAGGGATGCGGCACGAGGCCTGGCACACGGCCAGACTGCTGCGCAACATCGCCAAGCGCGCTGGAGTGGAGATGCCGGAAGGCACCACCTTCCACACGCTTCGCAAGACGTTCATCACCCACCTGATTCGGGACTCGGGTGGCGACATCGCCGTTGCCCAGCAACTCGCCGGACACTCCACTCCAGCCGTCACTGCCACGTACTACGTAGGCCGTGATGTCGAGCATCAGGCCAGCCGAGTCAGCGCCCTTCGTCTGGTTTCCATTCCCGCAGTTGAGCACGCGGCGAGCACACGGGGTGCCGCCAACTCACGCAGCACACACGCAACCACCATGGAGGTCTCAATGAATCCAATGCGTTACGACTCAGAGCCGCCGCGCCGCAAGCCCAAGGCCTTCATTTTTTTATAG
- a CDS encoding DUF6283 family protein: MDWTDESHRSPCAKCPYRKDAPLRLWHRDHFRKLLRDDENEVGGPLYGCHNDGKRPREEVRPCVGWLLDQRRRGTPSIQLRLALVRNKVAQDMYSRISNAGLRLYTSIQAMCRANGVRRNGGAR, from the coding sequence GTGGACTGGACTGATGAGTCGCACCGAAGCCCCTGCGCGAAGTGTCCGTACCGCAAGGACGCGCCCCTTCGCCTGTGGCACCGGGACCACTTCCGGAAGCTGCTGCGCGACGATGAGAACGAGGTCGGCGGCCCGCTCTACGGTTGCCACAACGACGGCAAACGCCCCCGGGAGGAGGTGCGCCCCTGCGTCGGCTGGCTGCTGGACCAGCGCCGCCGGGGCACGCCTTCGATTCAACTCCGGCTCGCGCTCGTTCGGAACAAGGTGGCGCAGGACATGTATTCGCGAATCAGCAACGCGGGGCTCCGGCTGTACACATCCATCCAGGCGATGTGCCGTGCCAACGGAGTGCGACGCAACGGAGGTGCCAGGTGA
- a CDS encoding phage antirepressor KilAC domain-containing protein, whose protein sequence is MSSCKPSSLTINDVVVNQDSNGRYCLNDLHRAAVASGINARTKEPGKFLSSPQIVALVHELTATLGDTQILGIAPVESIRGGPNQGTYVCRTLVFRYAAWVSAAFELKVYKVFEDYVDGRLVPTTPSFPVPKSLAEALRLAADLADKVEAKDRQLVAQKPAVEFLDRFVEAKSTKGLREVAKVLGLKEKDFVARLVDDGVMFRQSGRLLPSAEYQHRGYFEVKTGETRGYVYAQVRFTPAGIAWAAKRYAIPAEPGSPSSAHRLPMAPS, encoded by the coding sequence ATGTCGTCGTGCAAGCCGAGCAGTCTCACCATCAACGACGTGGTCGTGAATCAGGACTCCAACGGGCGCTATTGCCTCAACGACCTGCACCGGGCTGCGGTAGCCAGCGGCATCAACGCCCGGACGAAAGAACCGGGGAAGTTCCTTTCAAGCCCCCAGATTGTGGCCCTCGTCCATGAATTGACCGCCACGCTGGGCGATACCCAGATTCTGGGTATCGCACCTGTTGAGAGCATCCGCGGCGGTCCGAATCAGGGGACGTACGTCTGCCGAACCCTCGTCTTCCGGTACGCGGCGTGGGTGTCCGCAGCCTTTGAGTTGAAGGTCTACAAGGTCTTCGAGGATTACGTGGACGGGCGGCTCGTGCCCACAACCCCCTCCTTCCCTGTCCCAAAGTCCCTCGCCGAAGCGCTCCGGCTCGCCGCCGACCTTGCCGACAAGGTGGAGGCGAAGGACCGGCAACTCGTCGCCCAGAAGCCTGCGGTGGAGTTCCTGGACCGCTTCGTGGAGGCGAAGTCCACCAAGGGGTTGCGCGAGGTGGCGAAGGTGCTCGGGCTCAAGGAGAAGGACTTCGTGGCCCGTCTCGTCGACGACGGCGTGATGTTCCGCCAGTCCGGGCGCCTGCTGCCCTCGGCGGAGTACCAGCACCGTGGCTACTTCGAAGTGAAGACGGGCGAAACCAGGGGCTACGTCTACGCTCAGGTACGCTTCACTCCCGCGGGCATCGCGTGGGCCGCGAAGCGCTACGCCATCCCCGCCGAGCCCGGAAGTCCCTCTTCGGCACACCGCTTGCCGATGGCCCCCTCCTGA
- a CDS encoding ERF family protein: MRKLAEVMGSVGHVPKSGRNNFHKYDYATEADIVAAVRTGMADRALMLIPTVVDTKWSPPDRQKDRLVTLTVRFTLHDGESGEALSFEVLGEGQDPGDKATYKALTGATKYALLKLFLIPTGDDPEQDDANPRGGQQSQQRTGQQGQQRGAQQSQSRNRQQPEQGPQGKQRGGQQSQPRNGQQPQQPPQEKQGSAQQGKPNQVAEQGERRTTSPASRDSRPPEQASRTEPPAGTAPTDAIGFGKHKAVRRTEAATEVLVEAAAEGEAMLKRQPNIFNAPALRTSLDAIHDELVLRNKAPVGTSAPQRATAAKCGFGPWKNQPISSMTDGELNAAVDMANEKLLEEPKAQWAPAMEANRDLLLAEISRRGMLAAQNGREPGSDG, from the coding sequence GTGCGGAAGCTTGCAGAGGTGATGGGGTCGGTCGGGCACGTCCCGAAGTCCGGGCGTAACAACTTCCACAAATACGACTACGCCACGGAGGCGGACATCGTCGCGGCTGTTCGCACGGGGATGGCGGACCGCGCCCTCATGCTCATCCCCACCGTCGTGGACACGAAGTGGTCCCCTCCGGATCGTCAGAAGGACCGCCTCGTCACGCTGACCGTCCGCTTCACGCTGCATGACGGAGAGAGTGGGGAGGCGCTGTCCTTCGAGGTGTTGGGCGAGGGCCAGGACCCGGGCGACAAGGCGACGTACAAGGCCCTCACGGGCGCGACGAAGTACGCCCTGCTCAAGCTATTCTTGATTCCCACGGGAGACGACCCAGAGCAGGACGACGCGAACCCGCGCGGCGGGCAGCAGAGCCAGCAGCGGACCGGCCAGCAGGGGCAACAACGTGGCGCGCAACAGAGCCAGTCGCGCAACCGGCAGCAGCCCGAGCAAGGCCCCCAGGGGAAACAGCGAGGCGGCCAACAGAGCCAGCCACGGAACGGCCAGCAGCCCCAGCAGCCCCCCCAGGAGAAGCAGGGTTCCGCGCAACAGGGCAAGCCGAACCAGGTGGCGGAGCAGGGCGAGCGCCGCACCACCTCCCCTGCCTCTCGCGACTCACGCCCGCCCGAACAAGCGAGCCGCACTGAGCCCCCCGCCGGGACCGCGCCCACGGATGCCATCGGCTTTGGCAAACACAAGGCAGTGCGGCGCACGGAGGCCGCTACCGAAGTCCTCGTCGAGGCAGCGGCAGAGGGCGAGGCCATGCTCAAGCGGCAGCCCAACATCTTCAATGCTCCGGCGCTGAGGACCTCGCTCGACGCCATTCATGACGAGTTGGTGCTCCGTAATAAGGCGCCGGTTGGGACGAGCGCACCACAGAGGGCCACAGCGGCGAAGTGCGGCTTTGGCCCCTGGAAGAATCAACCCATCTCGTCGATGACGGACGGCGAACTGAACGCCGCAGTGGACATGGCCAACGAGAAGCTGCTGGAGGAGCCCAAGGCGCAGTGGGCGCCGGCGATGGAAGCCAACCGAGACCTGCTGCTCGCGGAGATTTCCCGGCGCGGAATGCTCGCGGCCCAAAACGGACGCGAGCCGGGCTCTGACGGCTGA
- a CDS encoding chemotaxis protein CheW, with amino-acid sequence MAVQEPEARQSYLVFACGSSWYAVPAESAAEVVTFPELTRVPGAPAHLLGVFAHRGEVIPVVDMGLLVGGVSQGSRRAVLVRLPRGTLALTASTVAGVSPVTGTLEPLGPTGVHVHLRGPAKSGPRDVAVIDPEGLFDHLSQGT; translated from the coding sequence ATGGCCGTCCAAGAGCCGGAAGCGCGTCAGTCCTATCTCGTCTTCGCCTGTGGCAGTAGCTGGTATGCGGTACCCGCGGAGAGCGCGGCGGAGGTCGTGACCTTCCCCGAGCTCACGCGGGTACCTGGCGCTCCAGCCCACCTGCTGGGCGTGTTCGCGCATCGGGGTGAAGTCATCCCCGTCGTGGACATGGGCCTGCTGGTGGGCGGCGTCAGTCAGGGTTCCCGAAGGGCGGTGCTCGTGCGCCTGCCGCGTGGGACCCTGGCCCTCACGGCCAGTACGGTGGCCGGCGTCTCCCCGGTGACGGGCACGCTGGAGCCCCTGGGCCCCACGGGCGTCCACGTCCACCTGCGCGGCCCCGCCAAGAGCGGCCCCCGGGACGTGGCCGTCATCGACCCGGAAGGGCTCTTCGACCACCTCAGTCAGGGGACCTGA
- a CDS encoding OmpA family protein, with protein sequence MRQISLLAGLSLAVAIMGGCTPSYPKCNEDEHCAEKGEVCVQGQCQECATDANCQEGFTCQANKCAPKPPECTTDSACGSGRICEAGKCAEAQCQQDTQCPGGGKCESGRCQAPENTCASSADCGEGQECQAGQCVTASADRCDWSPIPFGFNESGLSADAQQRLSDLAQCMKTAPGRVTLAGHADERGTEEYNLQLSNRRAASVKRYLTDLGVPASQLGTVGYGETRPVNSASSEDAWSENRRVEFQR encoded by the coding sequence ATGCGTCAGATTTCCCTTTTGGCGGGGCTCTCCCTCGCCGTCGCCATCATGGGCGGCTGCACCCCTTCCTATCCGAAGTGCAACGAGGACGAGCACTGCGCGGAGAAGGGCGAAGTTTGCGTCCAGGGCCAGTGCCAGGAGTGCGCCACCGACGCCAACTGCCAGGAGGGTTTCACCTGCCAGGCGAACAAGTGCGCCCCCAAGCCGCCGGAGTGCACCACGGACAGCGCTTGTGGCAGCGGCCGCATCTGTGAGGCCGGCAAGTGCGCCGAGGCCCAGTGCCAGCAGGACACCCAGTGCCCCGGCGGCGGCAAGTGCGAGTCCGGCCGTTGCCAGGCTCCCGAGAACACCTGTGCGTCCAGCGCTGACTGCGGCGAGGGCCAGGAGTGCCAGGCCGGCCAGTGCGTGACGGCCTCCGCGGACCGCTGCGACTGGAGCCCCATCCCGTTCGGCTTCAACGAGTCTGGCCTGTCCGCGGACGCGCAGCAGCGCCTGTCCGACCTGGCTCAGTGCATGAAGACCGCGCCGGGCCGCGTCACCCTGGCGGGCCACGCCGACGAGCGCGGCACCGAGGAGTACAACCTCCAGCTCTCCAACCGCCGCGCGGCGTCCGTCAAGCGCTACCTGACGGACCTGGGCGTGCCGGCCAGCCAGCTGGGCACGGTGGGCTATGGTGAGACCCGCCCGGTGAACTCCGCTTCGTCCGAAGACGCGTGGTCCGAGAACCGCCGCGTCGAGTTCCAGCGCTAG
- a CDS encoding protein CrdC yields the protein MEPPGHVRGMLLCHAGPHRLAFHAHEVASIASPSGHAAASARRAFHETEGSARVLVSASGGAVGVDALEIDAEPHRVLPAPLVTVRASGGSLQGFVMARGALWPLVGLADFERFLRGHPGEGA from the coding sequence ATGGAGCCGCCGGGCCACGTCCGGGGAATGCTCCTGTGTCATGCCGGTCCCCACCGGCTCGCCTTCCATGCGCACGAGGTGGCCTCCATCGCGTCGCCCTCCGGGCACGCGGCGGCCTCCGCGCGCCGGGCCTTCCATGAGACGGAGGGTTCCGCCCGCGTGCTGGTGTCCGCCTCGGGCGGGGCGGTGGGCGTGGACGCGCTGGAAATCGACGCGGAGCCGCACCGGGTGCTGCCCGCGCCGCTGGTGACGGTGCGCGCGTCAGGGGGCAGCCTCCAGGGCTTCGTGATGGCGCGAGGAGCGCTGTGGCCCCTCGTGGGACTGGCGGACTTCGAGCGCTTCCTGCGCGGGCATCCAGGGGAGGGTGCATGA
- a CDS encoding helix-turn-helix domain-containing protein has translation MFRGGKPVMGNCDSGSGDGVGLRAPTLTVVPEGGLWTAVETAAYLKVSPHWVWRQVRMNSGLPFIRLGRNVRFDPSKVRAWVASRSSGGTQ, from the coding sequence ATGTTCAGGGGTGGAAAACCAGTGATGGGCAACTGCGACAGCGGTAGCGGAGATGGGGTGGGGCTGAGAGCGCCGACCCTCACTGTGGTGCCGGAGGGGGGCCTTTGGACGGCTGTTGAGACGGCCGCCTACCTCAAGGTGTCTCCCCACTGGGTGTGGCGTCAGGTGCGAATGAACAGCGGACTCCCCTTCATTCGCCTTGGCCGGAATGTGCGTTTCGACCCGAGCAAGGTTCGCGCCTGGGTGGCGTCGCGGTCGAGTGGGGGAACGCAGTGA
- a CDS encoding transglycosylase SLT domain-containing protein — translation MPQLPSRLSRWLPTVEPIAALYDLDPLLVFAVMDRESLGGDALTPKGPSGTGDHGHGRGLMQIDDRAHKSFAGAVDDLGRPLWQDPAVNVMYGCRLLRRLIDSMDGWEAGALAAYNAGLGRVRSALARLPPDATDAQRLAAVDGVTTGRDYASNVLSRRERFAGSAPTPAASGA, via the coding sequence ATGCCCCAGCTTCCCTCTCGCCTCTCGCGTTGGCTCCCCACCGTGGAGCCCATCGCCGCGCTGTACGACCTGGACCCGCTGCTGGTGTTCGCCGTCATGGACAGGGAGTCCCTGGGCGGCGACGCGCTCACGCCCAAGGGGCCCAGCGGCACTGGGGACCACGGCCACGGGCGCGGGCTGATGCAGATTGACGACCGCGCCCACAAGAGCTTCGCCGGCGCCGTGGACGACCTGGGCCGGCCGCTGTGGCAGGACCCGGCCGTCAACGTGATGTACGGCTGCCGCCTCCTGCGCCGCCTCATCGACTCCATGGATGGATGGGAGGCTGGTGCTCTTGCCGCCTACAACGCGGGCCTGGGCCGGGTGCGCTCCGCGCTGGCGCGTCTGCCTCCGGACGCCACGGACGCGCAGCGCCTGGCCGCCGTGGACGGCGTCACCACCGGCCGGGACTACGCCAGCAACGTCCTCTCGCGGCGCGAGCGCTTCGCTGGCTCCGCGCCCACACCCGCTGCGTCTGGCGCCTGA
- a CDS encoding imm11 family protein yields the protein MQDDYCVLMRARSQQHPLLTWDQEYLPFLKPAPVVVHEPVRLKLGEPIPPRPVMVDHHSLPAPVVSTRVKEALEAVDLHGVQLVPADVQVGDFVLRYWLVHMWRSIRCMDRNRSIFETSRSGLTLLSLDKLFLDEAVLGETPLEERLVFRLAESVVHVFHRTVVERVLALSPLPEGLRFVPVTEWGDSSAFR from the coding sequence ATGCAAGACGACTACTGCGTCCTCATGCGCGCTCGGTCCCAGCAGCACCCGCTGCTGACGTGGGACCAGGAGTACCTCCCCTTTCTCAAGCCCGCGCCCGTTGTGGTCCACGAGCCGGTGAGGCTCAAGCTAGGGGAGCCCATTCCGCCCAGGCCGGTCATGGTGGACCACCACAGTCTGCCAGCGCCAGTCGTCTCCACCAGGGTGAAGGAGGCGTTGGAGGCTGTCGACCTCCACGGCGTCCAGCTCGTCCCCGCAGACGTTCAGGTCGGGGACTTTGTGCTGCGCTACTGGCTGGTTCACATGTGGCGGTCGATTCGCTGCATGGACCGGAATCGCTCCATTTTTGAGACCTCCCGGAGCGGATTGACTCTGCTGAGCCTCGACAAGCTCTTCCTGGATGAAGCGGTGCTTGGCGAGACTCCTCTCGAAGAGCGCCTGGTCTTTCGCCTCGCCGAGTCCGTGGTCCACGTATTTCACCGGACGGTGGTCGAGCGGGTACTCGCCCTGTCGCCGCTGCCGGAAGGGCTGCGCTTCGTCCCTGTGACGGAGTGGGGAGACTCGTCGGCGTTCCGCTGA
- a CDS encoding DNA-methyltransferase has product MKPYYENDTVKLYHADCREQLLDLPSQSADLLLTDPPYGMAWQPKTKGAANIRADGARQGMRVFRQALTAATPMLADDAHAFVFCHWASWPDFHDAMAPHLKSKGALIWWKNRGGTGDCTGSFAPDYEVVLHACGAKRRPLMGKRHGAVLPAFAPVTPNRRTHPTEKPVELMAFLVSRACPEGGLVLDPFAGTGATLVAAQQLGRRAVGVDLEERYCEVAARRLEQASREGERDAA; this is encoded by the coding sequence GTGAAGCCCTACTACGAGAACGACACCGTCAAGCTGTACCACGCCGATTGCCGGGAGCAGCTCCTGGACCTCCCGTCTCAGTCCGCGGACCTGCTCCTCACCGACCCGCCCTACGGAATGGCATGGCAGCCCAAGACAAAGGGTGCAGCGAACATCCGCGCTGACGGCGCACGCCAGGGGATGCGGGTGTTCCGCCAGGCTCTCACCGCGGCGACGCCCATGCTGGCCGACGATGCGCATGCATTCGTCTTCTGCCACTGGGCCTCATGGCCGGATTTCCACGACGCGATGGCGCCGCACCTGAAATCAAAGGGCGCGCTCATCTGGTGGAAAAACCGTGGCGGTACCGGTGACTGCACGGGAAGCTTCGCGCCCGACTACGAGGTGGTGCTTCACGCCTGCGGGGCGAAGCGCCGCCCGCTGATGGGGAAGCGACACGGCGCAGTCTTGCCGGCCTTCGCGCCCGTCACCCCGAATAGGCGGACGCACCCCACCGAGAAGCCCGTCGAATTGATGGCCTTCCTGGTGTCCCGCGCGTGCCCCGAGGGCGGCCTGGTGCTGGACCCGTTCGCCGGCACCGGTGCCACCCTCGTCGCTGCGCAGCAACTCGGACGCCGCGCCGTGGGCGTCGATCTCGAGGAACGCTACTGCGAGGTAGCGGCACGCCGACTGGAGCAGGCCTCGCGAGAGGGCGAACGCGATGCAGCCTGA